The following are from one region of the Platichthys flesus chromosome 2, fPlaFle2.1, whole genome shotgun sequence genome:
- the hyal1 gene encoding hyaluronidase-1, whose amino-acid sequence MSSYPPPILLLCSLLGLVSGLRLKTSSFSQVPFLSVWNAPTHNCLSKYGVDLNLGTFDIAQNLNQTFMGDNITIFYTEKLGLYPWYSGQGKAVNGGVPQNASLDEHLRAASEDIRTYIPDRGFQGLAVVDWESWNPVWERNWDSKLVYQDASMALVRAEHPDWTPAQVKAAARLRFEQAGRAFMEETLKLGQEERPNGLWGYYGFPDCYNYLGNEMSYSGECPAVAMKRNDQLLWLWNCSSALYPDIYLSLNLRGQSEEVLLYTHHRILEAMRVGAQVTPSAPPVYAYSRIVYTYSLDFLSLEHLVYTVGESAALGSAGMVLWGDNNFSKSKATCEAVKFYIDQTLGPYLVNVTAAATLCSQMLCSSQGRCQRRNPASRAYLHLDPAVWKLVSKEGPDGRRQYRVLGRMRANKVTFETSKFQCSCFPGWGGKSCSKPTRG is encoded by the exons ATGAGTTCCTATCCTCCTCCaatcctgctgctctgcagtcTGCTCGGCCTTGTTTCAGGGCTGCGGCTGAAAACATCCTCTTTCTCCCAGGTGCCTTTCCTGAGCGTGTGGAACGCCCCCACTCACAACTGCCTCTCCAAGTATGGCGTGGACCTCAACCTGGGGACCTTTGACATCGCCCAGAACCTGAACCAAACCTTCATGGGGGACAACATCACCATCTTCTATACGGAAAAGCTGGGTCTGTATCCCTGGTACTCCGGCCAAGGGAAGGCTGTGAATGGCGGGGTCCCACAGAACGCCAGTCTTGATGAGCACCTCAGGGCGGCCTCTGAAGACATCCGCACCTACATCCCAGACAGGGGATTTCAGGGTCTGGCTGTGGTGGACTGGGAGAGCTGGAATCCTGTGTGGGAGAGAAACTGGGACAGTAAGCTGGTGTACCAGGATGCGTCCATGGCGCTGGTGAGGGCAGAGCACCCGGACTGGACCCCCGCGCAGGTGAAGGCCGCGGCCCGGCTGAGGTTTGAGCAAGCAGGGAGAGCGTTCATGGAGGAAACGCTGAAActgggacaggaggagagaccaAACGGGTTGTGGGGCTACTACGGTTTCCCGGACTGCTACAACTATTTGGGCAACGAAATGAGCTACTCAGGGGAGTGTCCGGCTGTAGCGATGAAGAGGAACGACcagctgctgtggctgtggAACTGCTCCTCTGCCCTGTATCCTGACATCTACCTCAGCCTCAACCTGCGAGGCCAGAGCGAAGAAGTGCTCCTCTACACGCACCACCGCATCCTGGAGGCCATGAGGGTGGGGGCTCAGGTGACCCCCTCAGCACCGCCCGTGTACGCCTACAGCCGCATCGTCTACACGTACTCGCTCGATTTCCTCTCGCTG gagcaccTGGTCTACACCGTCGGAGAGAGCGCTGCTCTAGGGTCTGCGGGGATGGTCCTGTGGGGCGACAATAACTTCTCCAAGTCCAAG GCCACATGTGAAGCTGTCAAATTCTACATCGATCAGACGCTGGGTCCTTACCTGGTGAATGTGACGGCAGCCGCCACCCTGTGCAGCCAGATGCTGTGTTCGTCTCAGGGCCGGTGTCAGAGGAGGAACCCGGCCTCCAGGGCCTACCTGCACCTGGACCCAGCTGTGTGGAAGCTGGTGTCTAAGGAGGGGCCGGACGGGAGGAGACAATACAGAGTTTTGGGACGGATGAGGGCCAACAAGGTCACATTCGAGACGTCTAAGTTTCAGTGCAGCTGTTTCCCGGGGTGGGGAGGTAAGAGCTGCTCCAAGCCGACCCGGGGGTGA
- the hyal2a gene encoding hyaluronidase-2, with protein sequence MLYWTLSDWKVLLLIVLLWDSLCALGLKPTQWPLYSQKPLLLAWNAPTEDCGPRHGIDFQLDQFQIVASPNEAFVRQNLTIFYKNRLGLYPYYEADKTAVNGGLPQMASLTQHLERMPDSVQKYIREPGAKGLAVIDWEEWRPLWIRNWEHKDIYRRHSREMVRQKNPTWPPEQVTKVAQQEFEMSARKFMLETLKQAKNLRPNQLWGFYLFPDCYNHDYRRTLENYTGRCPDVEVARNEQLKWLWTESTALFPSIYMGTVLRSSSSGRQFVRNRVREGMRLASSGDGLARPVFVYTQPTYTNSLETLTETDLVSTIGESVALGAAGIILWGDAGYASSKNSCSDLEAYLRGPLSQYLLNVSTAAELCSQTLCASHGRCLRKNPDSDVYLHLDPLTHSITSLSGLPTLTGELGEAEMTRFQTEFQCQCFSGYRGEACDLTDPLHQRGGAAPTTASALQCVILLIISLLLC encoded by the exons ATGTTGTACTGGACTTTGTCTGACTGGAAAGTACTGCTGCTTATTGTCCTGCTGTGGGACAGCCTCTGTGCTCTGGGACTGAAACCCACGCAATGGCCGCTGTATTCCCAAAAGCCTTTGCTCCTCGCCTGGAATGCCCCGACTGAGGACTGTGGCCCACGGCATGGCATTGATTTCCAGTTGGACCAGTTCCAGATCGTGGCCTCACCCAATGAGGCTTTTGTCCGACAGAACCTCACCATCTTCTATAAGAACCGCTTGGGCCTGTACCCCTACTACGAGGCAGATAAAACGGCGGTGAACGGGGGGCTGCCACAGATGGCCAGTCTCACGCAGCACCTGGAGAGGATGCCAGATAGTGTGCAGAAGTACATACGTGAGCCAGGGGCCAAAGGTCTGGCCGTTATTGACTGGGAGGAGTGGCGCCCACTCTGGATACGCAACTGGGAACACAAAGACATTTACCGCAGACATTCTCGTGAGATGGTGCGCCAGAAGAACCCAACATGGCCTCCGGAGCAGGTGACAAAAGTAGCCCAGCAGGAGTTTGAAATGTCTGCCAGGAAGTTCATGCTGGAGACGTTGAAGCAAGCTAAGAACCTGAGACCCAATCAGCTGTGGGGGTTCTACCTGTTCCCCGACTGCTACAACCACGACTACAGACGCACCCTGGAGAACTACACCGGCCGCTGCCCTGATGTGGAGGTGGCCCGCAACGAGCAGCTGAAATGGCTGTGGACCGAGAGCACCGCCCTCTTCCCATCCATCTACATGGGCACTGTGCtgcgctcctcttcctccggaCGTCAGTTTGTCCGGAACAGAGTGAGGGAGGGGATGCGGTTGGCCTCATCAGGCGATGGGCTGGCGCGTCCTGTCTTTGTGTACACGCAGCCCACCTACACCAACTCTCTGGAGACGCTGACGGAG ACTGACCTGGTCTCCACCATCGGGGAGAGCGTGGCTCTGGGAGCAGCTGGAATCATCCTGTGGGGAGATGCAGGTTATGCAAGCAGCAAA aaCAGCTGTTCCGACCTTGAGGCGTATCTCCGAGGGCCGCTGAGTCAATACCTCCTCAACGTCTCCACAGCAGCGGAGCTATGCAGCCAGACCTTGTGCGCTTCACACGGCCGCTGTCTGCGCAAAAACCCAGACAGCGATGTTTACTTGCACCTGGACCCCCTCACCCACAGCATCACCAGTCTGAGCGGCCTACCGACACTGACGGGTGAGCTTGGCGAAGCCGAGATGACGAGGTTCCAAACCGAGTTTCAGTGCCAGTGCTTCAGCGGCTACCGGGGGGAGGCCTGCGATCTGACGGACCCCCTGCACCAGAGGGGGGGGGCGGCTCCAACCACGGCATCAGCACTGCAATGTGTGATCTTACTGATtatttctctgctcctctgttaa
- the tusc2a gene encoding tumor suppressor 2, mitochondrial calcium regulator a, protein MGGSGSKAKGVWPFSGSGAGGEAAVDGNEQTLARLKGSRNATPFVFTRRSSLYYDEDGDLAHEFYEETMVTKNGRKKSKLKRIQKNLIPQGLVKLDHPCIHADFPVILCEV, encoded by the exons ATGGGAGGCAGTGGATCCAAAGCCAAAGGTGTCTGGCCTTTCTCAGGCAGTGGAGCCGGAGGCGAGGCAGCCGTCGATGGGAACGAGCAGACTCTGGCCCGGCTCAAAGGTTCCAGAAATGCAACACCCTTTGTTTTTACCCGGAGGAG TTCTTTATACTACGACGAGGACGGTGACCTTGCCCACGAATTCTACGAAGAGACAATGGTGACAAAAAACGGCAGAAAGAAGTCCAAGTTGAAGAGGATCCAGAAGAATCTGATTCCACAG GGACTTGTGAAGCTCGACCACCCGTGTATTCATGCAGATTTCCCTGTCATCCTCTGTGAGGTGTGA
- the LOC133968192 gene encoding ras association domain-containing protein 1-like isoform X1 encodes MSWGEFIELRELRTNKEQIELTATHFPCSPPRLERTNALRISPGKVPDLLSRAGIIRVLSSTQDPQLPEEKGEGHNFQPCSHAQPTWCDLCGDFIWGLYKQSLRCANCRFTCHHRCRALIQLDCSWDGGSLSDQSCVVEHAIETDTNVDEQTECGKQEFTSAAIQQKVKEYNSQINSNLFMNVNKDGSYTGFIKVQFKLARPVSVPPPKKGGHDAGGRKSGGVKRRTSFYLPKDASKHLHISSRTSSREVIEALLKKFTVVDNPAKFALFERSERHEQVYVRKLSDNERPLRLRLSTGPNEKVLSFVLKENETGEVNWHAFSFPELKNFVRMLQREEEEHVKQIVQRYALARTKLQETLAGSTPG; translated from the exons ATGTCGTGGGGTGAGTTCATCGAGCTGCGAGAGCTGCGCACCAACAAAGAGCAGATCGAGCTGACCGCCACACATTTTCCCTGCTCACCTCCTCGCCTGGAAAGAACCAACGCCCTGAGGATCAGCCCGGGGAAGGTGCCGGACCTGCTGAGCCGAGCGGGCATCATCAGGGTCCTGAGCAGCACCCAGGACCCACAGCTcccagaggagaagggagagggaCACAACTTCCAGCCCTGCAGCCACGCTCAGCCCACGTGGTGCGACCTGTGTGGAGACTTCATCTGGGGCCTGTACAAGCAGAGCCTGCGCTGCGCCA ATTGCAGATTCACGTGCCACCACCGCTGTCGAGCCCTGATCCAGTTGGACTGCAGCTGGGACGGAGGCTCGCTGTCCGACCAATCATGTGTCGTGGAACACGCCATAGAGACTGACACAAACGTG gatGAACAAACTGAATGTGGAAAGCAGGAGTTCACATCTGCAGCTATTCAGCAGAAGGTGAAGGAGTACAACTCTCAGATCAACAGCAACCTGTTCATGAATGTG AACAAGGACGGTTCCTACACTGGCTTTATTAAAGTGCAGTTCAAGCTGGCTCGACCTGTGTCGGTTCCGCCTCCTAAGAAGGGAGGTCACGATGCTGGGGGCAGGAAGTCCGGCGGAGTGAAGCGTCGCACCTCTTTCTACCTGCCGAAGGATGCGTCCAAGCACCTGCACATAAGCTCTCGCACTTCTTCTCGTGAGGTCATCGAGGCCTTACTGAAGAAGTTCACTGTGGTGGACAATCCTGCCAAGTTTGCTCTGTTTGAGCGCAGCGAGCGTCATGAACAAG TTTATGTTCGCAAGCTGTCTGACAACGAGCGCCCCCTCCGCCTGCGACTGTCTACTGGACCGAATGAGAAAGTTCTCAGTTTTGTgctgaaagaaaatgaaaccgGGGAAGTCAAT TGGCATGCCTTCTCCTTCCCCGAGTTAAAGAACTTTGTGCGCATGCTGCAGCGTGAAGAAGAGGAACACGTCAAGCAGATAGTGCAGCGCTACGCCCTGGCCCGCACTAAGCTGCAGGAGACTCTGGCCGGCTCCACCCCCGGTTGA
- the LOC133968192 gene encoding ras association domain-containing protein 1-like isoform X2 yields MSNAASSSDKSPSFENTWGSSASSGYCSGEETDPEFEQFFTARTSFFPKTKKPDLIVKKDEQTECGKQEFTSAAIQQKVKEYNSQINSNLFMNVNKDGSYTGFIKVQFKLARPVSVPPPKKGGHDAGGRKSGGVKRRTSFYLPKDASKHLHISSRTSSREVIEALLKKFTVVDNPAKFALFERSERHEQVYVRKLSDNERPLRLRLSTGPNEKVLSFVLKENETGEVNWHAFSFPELKNFVRMLQREEEEHVKQIVQRYALARTKLQETLAGSTPG; encoded by the exons ATGTCAAACGCGGCCAGCAGCTCGGACAAGTCCCCCTCCTTCGAGAACACCTGGGGCAGCTCCGCCAGCAGCGGCTACTGCAGCGGGGAGGAGACCGACCCCGAGTTCGAGCAGTTCTTCACCGCCCGGACATCTTTCTTCCCCAAAACCAAGAAGCCCGACTTAATTGTTAAGAAG gatGAACAAACTGAATGTGGAAAGCAGGAGTTCACATCTGCAGCTATTCAGCAGAAGGTGAAGGAGTACAACTCTCAGATCAACAGCAACCTGTTCATGAATGTG AACAAGGACGGTTCCTACACTGGCTTTATTAAAGTGCAGTTCAAGCTGGCTCGACCTGTGTCGGTTCCGCCTCCTAAGAAGGGAGGTCACGATGCTGGGGGCAGGAAGTCCGGCGGAGTGAAGCGTCGCACCTCTTTCTACCTGCCGAAGGATGCGTCCAAGCACCTGCACATAAGCTCTCGCACTTCTTCTCGTGAGGTCATCGAGGCCTTACTGAAGAAGTTCACTGTGGTGGACAATCCTGCCAAGTTTGCTCTGTTTGAGCGCAGCGAGCGTCATGAACAAG TTTATGTTCGCAAGCTGTCTGACAACGAGCGCCCCCTCCGCCTGCGACTGTCTACTGGACCGAATGAGAAAGTTCTCAGTTTTGTgctgaaagaaaatgaaaccgGGGAAGTCAAT TGGCATGCCTTCTCCTTCCCCGAGTTAAAGAACTTTGTGCGCATGCTGCAGCGTGAAGAAGAGGAACACGTCAAGCAGATAGTGCAGCGCTACGCCCTGGCCCGCACTAAGCTGCAGGAGACTCTGGCCGGCTCCACCCCCGGTTGA